A window of the Fusarium poae strain DAOMC 252244 chromosome 3, whole genome shotgun sequence genome harbors these coding sequences:
- a CDS encoding hypothetical protein (TransMembrane:1 (o25-47i)~BUSCO:34566at5125~CAZy:GT2_Glycos_transf_2), producing the protein MAVATTHELPKFLRPLWTWIEATPVHVLVVLFIGLITLAIFELYVILHLVAPKPRPVHPAEKQYITSHPTTGRTQPQPLPCWYDRWLAERQDSEQHIKPSEAYPTPDAGNIEPAQVRLSVVFPAYNEEDRVIPTLVEAVAYLDEHFGRTTAPASTSTSPSSKRHGRTAPNEDLAGYEILVVDDGSRDKTVDVVLQFAKDNGLHDILRVISLERNRGKGGATTHGFRHVRGEYILFADADGASRFSDAGKLIEGCEEVVDGSHRGVAIGSRAHLVGSEAVVKRSALRNFLMRSFHLVLMILTPPATSRIRDTQCGFKLFSRASLPHIIPYMHTEGWIFDIEMLMLAESAPATPVLGHDGSVIGTSPGIKVAEVPIEWHEVGGSKLNVIQDSIKMAIGLAVLRASWMFGVYRRRLT; encoded by the exons ATGGCTGTCGCGACAACCCATGAGCTGCCCAAATTCCTCAGGCCTCTCTGGACCTGGATTGAGGCTACACCTGTTCACGTCCTTGTCgtcctcttcatcggtctTATTACCTTGGCCATTTTCGAG CTCTATGTCATTCTGCATCTCGTCGCGCCAAAGCCTCGCCCCGTCCACCCCGCCGAGAAGCAGTACATTACAAGCCATCCCACTACCGGACGAACACAGCCTCAACCTCTGCCATGCTGGTATGACCGCTGGCTTGCAGAGCGTCAGGACAGCGAACAGCACATTAAGCCTTCCGAAGCCTATCCCACTCCCGACGCTGGCAACATCGAGCCCGCCCAAGTGCGTCTGAGTGTCGTATTCCCAGCCTACAATGAAGAAGACCGTGTGATTCCCACTCTGGTGGAGGCGGTCGCTTACCTTGATGAACACTTCGGTCGCACCACAGCTCCCGCATCCACCTCAACGAGCCCATCGTCTAAGCGACATGGACGAACCGCTCCCAATGAGGACCTTGCGGGTTACGAGATTTTGGTAGTCGATGATGGAAGCCGGGACAAGACCGTGGACGTCGTACTTCAATTCGCCAAGGACAATGGTCTACATGACATTCTCAGAGTCATTTCACTTGAGCGCAACAGAGGCAAGGGCGGAGCGACCACGCATGGTTTCCGACATGTGAGGGGTGAATATATCTTGTTCGCCGATGCCGACGGAGCCTCGCGCTTTTCTGATGCCGGCAAGCTCATTGAAGGATGCGAGGAAGTTGTTGATGGATCTCACCGCGGTGTTGCTATTGGCAGCCGTGCCCATCTTGTCGGCAGTGAGGCTGTCGTCAAG CGTTCCGCATTGCGCAACTTCCTCATGCGATCCTTCCATCTTGTCCTCATGATCCTCACTCCCCCAGCAACATCCCGCATCCGCGACACTCAGTGCGGTTTCAAGCTCTTCTCTCGTGCATCACTGCCTCACATCATCCCCTACATGCACACCGAGGGATGGATCTTCGATATCGAAATGCTCATGCTCGCCGAGTCGGCGCCCGCGACGCCAGTTCTTGGCCACGACGGTAGTGTTATTGGCACTAGTCCTGGCATCAAGGTTGCCGAAGTGCCTATCGAGTGGCACGAGGTCGGTGGAAGCAAGCTCAATGTAATTCAGGACAGCATCAAGATGGCTATTGGCCTTGCGGTGCTGCGAGCGAGTTGGATGTTTGGCGTCTACCGACGAAGATTGACATAG
- a CDS encoding hypothetical protein (TransMembrane:3 (i21-40o442-467i474-495o)~BUSCO:19452at5125) codes for MASTLTTTEAQSRRREQYHEADVVVVGAGVFGCTMAFALANQGRSVLLLERWLKEPDRIVGELLQPGGVASLQKLGLGHCVEGIDAKPCYGYTIFYHGEKVLVPYPGIDDEGNPTHAWGGHSTGDRSTRPSGCSFHHGRFINKLRESCIAHKNITVVETEVVKTLRGEASDQILGVESRTTNKSTGKKEQDYYFGQLTIIADGYDSKWRQEVLKTKPKVCSKFYALELIDCDLPQPGHGHVIIGNAFPILLYQIGTHETRALIDVPQGIPEASPENGGVRGYIRNFVLPALPPSIRPSAEKALEDGKIPRSMPNSWLPPTKQRSNGAILLGDAMNMRHPLTGGGMTVAFNDVVILSELLHPDKVADLGDTKLINNALDELYWKRKPLTGIINVLAQALYSLFAANDRQLRALQYGCFTYFKRGDTDGPVALLAGILQRPFILAYHFFSVAFLAIWLNACSVVGCGIFGILKFPLAIIDAVLILWKACIVFIPIMWRESFQ; via the coding sequence ATGGCTTCAACACTCACAACAACCGAGGCGCAATCTCGCCGCCGCGAACAATACCATGAAGCCGATGTCGTCGTTGTAGGAGCCGGTGTATTCGGTTGCACTATGGCTTTCGCTCTCGCCAACCAAGGCCGATCCgtccttctccttgagcGATGGCTCAAGGAGCCCGATCGCATTGTCGGCGAACTTCTCCAGCCCGGTGGTGTCGCATCCCTCCAGAAACTCGGTCTTGGACACTGCGTCGAGGGCATCGACGCAAAGCCTTGCTACGGATACACCATTTTCTACCACGGCGAAAAGGTACTCGTTCCTTACCCTGGCATTGACGACGAGGGTAATCCTACGCATGCTTGGGGAGGTCACAGCACAGGAGACAGGAGTACAAGACCTTCCGGATGCAGTTTCCACCACGGTCGCTTCATCAACAAGCTACGAGAGTCGTGCATAGCCCACAAGAACATCACTGTCGTCGAGACTGAGGTAGTCAAGACCCTGCGCGGAGAGGCGTCGGACCAGATTCTCGGTGTCGAGAGTCGCACCACGAACAAGTCGACTGGAAAGAAGGAGCAAGATTATTACTTTGGACAATTGACCATTATTGCCGATGGCTATGATTCCAAGTGGCGCCAGGAAGTCCTTAAAACCAAGCCTAAGGTCTGCTCAAAGTTTTACGCTCTCGAACTCATCGATTGCGACCTTCCTCAGCCTGGCCATGGCCATGTCATTATTGGCAACGCTTTCCCCATCCTTCTCTACCAGATCGGAACTCACGAGACCCGCGCTCTTATCGATGTGCCCCAAGGCATCCCTGAAGCTTCGCCCGAGAATGGCGGCGTCCGTGGCTACATCCGCAATTTCGTCCTACCTGCTCTTCCTCCCTCGATCCGACCGTCAGCTGAGAAGGCTCTTGAAGACGGCAAGATTCCCCGAAGCATGCCCAACAGCTGGCTCCCACCCACGAAACAGCGCTCCAACGGAGCAATCCTTCTCGGTGACGCTATGAACATGCGTCACCCGCTTACGGGTGGTGGTATGACTGTTGCATTCAACGACGTTGTCATCCTGTCAGAGCTACTGCACCCCGATAAGGTCGCTGATCTTGGCGACACCAAGCTGATCAACAATGCCCTTGACGAGCTTTACTGGAAGCGTAAGCCTTTGACTGGCATTATCAACGTTCTGGCCCAAGCTCTTTACTCTCTGTTCGCTGCCAATGACCGCCAACTACGTGCTCTCCAGTACGGATGCTTCACTTACTTTAAGCGCGGTGACACTGACGGCCCCGTCGCTCTCCTCGCTGGTATTCTCCAGCGTCCTTTCATCCTTGCTTATCACTTCTTCTCTGTTGCTTTCCTCGCTATCTGGCTCAACGCCTGCTCCGTCGTTGGCTGTGGAATCTTTGGCATCCTCAAATTCCCTCTTGCCATTATCGACGccgtcctcatcctctgGAAGGCATGCATTGTCTTCATTCCTATTATGTGGCGTGAGTCCTTTCAGTAG
- a CDS encoding hypothetical protein (TransMembrane:1 (o12-31i)~BUSCO:12761at5125), which yields MASPSPAPSRAVVHALRGVLLTTSFSVILLAEERRRRLNIARAALDNAKKLHTARVNRNATALAESYSSKREFPIEVAHDFSHAPTNNPLRRCRQRIDSLETDLSRPKEIISIENFEATLSGDFDSASTSQTSQRRWDEWDAARKDLSRISEINPFTNNGYSIRLSPDVKLSALQPRTHKSRTQRPATRPSTKPNAKAKESQHASAALNGQLKSILQLDFIVTELETSDLSSSLRAEKERNAVELLEELSSKQAEDPKEILSRGIRLLQFIGTSCEYDNIPSVLSALRPICNDASLLAVPFFDSLKKNHNAEVVRHFLRSLSSFQSESTGTKTGNEWIMRLLMHNWRKTKDFANIQNIYGLLQEGGLFENDVFPVSTQYAVRRRVILIALDAGDDATASAEMALLSNMGFGTSGIDVKLYGRFIVRDAELGRWDKAVSELQNFGPKAKESAQFQKVLSWLTKTYSKDHTPSQVDMFVRDLVDNHGMTLNKPLAFLVMDKHGRTRNTQALVAWVQFCQDGGLEMDQVFFNEIADKCCKYWSLSRIDVVHMLKDVQSSKSWIQDPLLTRYVSDGALHSLHKPLPGERADAFGLAQALPERRGDSITIYERAVFKHMNTLALRNDWRGTYIAYLEATKEGLGDSSRCLRLAVVANIHLEGPHSCTGSRLINEAHRRKHDISGALVPMLIARLEAGDNAGELLHDNLLKGQKIHDSVYNKAARVLTQKGNPEAAIMVCEVAARENGMGELAYTKYNFASLIHTYTGQGRYTDLLSLINSFISKSEWWQGSKECKESVKFAMKHVASRAARDRKHENSYEQVLLRLEGALEHIKYLRAINRQDRETLAKEVVGAFKSADEPAAFERGFFPDTQAARQPPKDKRNTDWESSTRRDSATQTTNETRHRIVEDDLPPQNQITDDVRT from the coding sequence ATGGCCTCACCAAGCCCCGCCCCTTCCAGGGCTGTCGTTCACGCTCTACGTGGTGTGCTCCTAACCACGTCCTTTTCGGTCATTCTCTTGGCTGAAGAACGACGTCGACGTCTCAATATCGCCCGGGCTGCTCTTGACAATGCTAAGAAACTTCACACTGCGCGAGTGAACAGAAATGCGACCGCGCTGGCCGAAAGTTACAGTAGTAAACGAGAATTTCCGATTGAAGTTGCCCACGATTTCTCACACGCCCCCACCAACAATCCTCTTCGCCGCTGTCGACAACGAATTGATTCGTTAGAGACCGATTTATCGCGACCGAAAGAGATTATATCGATAGAAAACTTTGAGGCGACGTTGTCCGGGGATTTTGACTCAGCTAGCACATCGCAAACGAGCCAGAGGAGATGGGATGAGTGGGATGCAGCCAGAAAGGATCTATCACGAATATCGGAGATCAACCCATTTACAAATAATGGATATTCAATCAGGCTTTCCCCAGATGTCAAACTTTCAGCTCTGCAACCACGGACTCACAAGTCAAGGACTCAAAGACCAGCAACCAGGCCTAGCACCAAACCGAATGCCAAGGCGAAAGAATCACAGCATGCAAGTGCCGCTTTGAATGGACAATTAAAATCTATACTGCAACTAGACTTCATCGTCACAGAATTGGAGACCTCGGACTTATCAAGTAGTCTTCGTGccgagaaagagagaaacgCCGTCGAGCTACTTGAAGAATTGTCCTCAAAACAGGCCGAGGACCCCAAGGAGATTCTATCAAGAGGTATTCGGTTACTTCAGTTTATCGGGACTTCATGCGAGTACGACAATATTCCTAGTGTTCTGAGTGCGCTACGTCCAATCTGCAACGATGCCAGTCTTCTTGCTGTACCCTTTTTTGACAGTTTGAAAAAAAACCACAACGCAGAAGTCGTTCGTCACTTTCTAAGAAGCCTGTCGAGTTTTCAGTCCGAGTCAACAGGAACCAAAACCGGAAATGAATGGATCATGCGATTGTTGATGCACAACTGGAGGAAGACGAAGGACTTTGCCAATATACAAAACATTTATGGTTTACTTCAAGAAGGTGGACTTTTTGAGAACGATGTTTTCCCAGTATCTACACAGTATGCTGTCAGGCGCCGAGTCATCCTTATTGCCCTTGATGCTGGTGATGATGCTACTGCAAGTGCTGAGATGGCTTTGCTCTCTAACATGGGATTTGGGACATCTGGCATCGATGTCAAGCTTTACGGGCGATTTATTGTTCGGGACGCGGAATTAGGACGCTGGGACAAGGCTGTATCCGAGCTTCAGAATTTTGGGCCCAAGGCAAAGGAATCAGCTCAGTTTCAGAAAGTGCTTTCGTGGCTCACAAAGACCTATTCCAAGGACCATACGCCCTCACAAGTTGATATGTTTGTGAGAGATCTTGTTGACAATCACGGTATGACATTAAACAAGCCTCTCGCTTTCTTGGTCATGGATAAGCACGGCAGAACACGCAATACCCAAGCACTGGTTGCATGGGTGCAGTTCTGCCAGGACGGTGGATTGGAGATGGACCAGGTATTCTTCAACGAGATTGCCGACAAATGCTGCAAGTATTGGAGTTTGTCGCGGATCGATGTGGTTCACATGCTAAAGGACGTACAAAGCTCCAAATCTTGGATCCAAGACCCTCTCCTGACTAGGTATGTGAGCGACGGTGCCTTACATAGCCTTCACAAGCCCCTACCAGGAGAGAGAGCGGATGCGTTTGGACTTGCCCAGGCCCTCCCCGAGAGACGAGGAGACTCAATCACCATATATGAGCGAGCCGTGTTCAAGCACATGAATACTCTAGCCCTCCGAAATGATTGGCGTGGCACCTACATTGCTTACCTGGAGGCGACCAAGGAGGGTCTTGGCGACTCGTCGCGATGTCTCCGACTTGCGGTCGTGGCCAACATTCATTTGGAAGGGCCACATTCGTGCACAGGATCAAGACTCATCAACGAAGCTCACAGGAGGAAACACGATATCAGTGGCGCGTTGGTGCCGATGTTAATCGCACGACTCGAGGCCGGCGACAACGCGGGCGAACTGCTCCATGATAACCTTCTCAAAGGTCAAAAAATCCACGATAGTGTTTACAACAAGGCCGCGCGAGTTCTCACACAAAAGGGAAACCCTGAGGCTGCGATCATGGTGTGTGAAGTTGCGGCACGAGAGAACGGTATGGGTGAGCTGGCATACACTAAATACAACTTTGCCAGTCTCATCCACACGTATACTGGCCAAGGACGCTATACAGACTTGTTGTCGCTAATCAACAGTTTCATTTCGAAGTCTGAGTGGTGGCAAGGTAGCAAAGAGTGCAAGGAGTCGGTCAAATTTGCAATGAAGCATGTGGCTTCGCGAGCGGCAAGGGATCGAAAACATGAGAACTCGTACGAGCAAGTCCTTCTGCGTCTCGAGGGCGCCCTTGAACATATCAAGTACCTGCGAGCGATAAATCGACAAGACCGGGAGACTTTAGCCAAAGAGGTCGTTGGCGCCTTCAAATCGGCAGATGAGCCAGCGGCTTTTGAACGGGGTTTCTTTCCAGATACACAAGCTGCACGACAGCCACCGAAAGATAAGAGGAATACGGACTGGGAGTCATCCACGAGGCGAGACTCAGCAACCCAGACCACAAACGAGACAAGGCATCgtattgttgaagatgactTGCCTCCACAGAATCAGATTACAGATGATGTCCGAACATGA
- a CDS encoding hypothetical protein (BUSCO:29894at5125), whose protein sequence is MAPATQYELSPPPTDAVSAIAFAPSSGTKLLVSSWDKKVYCYDIAGGAGETTLVNTYEHRAPVLDVCFGANDNEAFTAGMDWAVNKINLDTGEKTQLSKHAAPVRSIAYSATFSVLVSASWDCSLNLHNLNDPSSTPIRVSLPGKPHALAASPTKIVVAMAGRVINIYDLKTIVDLFATGSSDLQPWQQRESSLRYLTRAVSCMPNDAGYATSSIEGRVAVEWFEDTPESQARKYAFKCHRQAAPDGDGDIVYPVNALAFHPVHGTFASGGGDGTAALWDAEAKRRLKQYQKFPNSVAALAFSSDGKYLAVGVCPGFETGQEDYNGAGQTSVLIRELGENEAKGKGAK, encoded by the exons ATGGCTCCTG CGACTCAATACGAACTTTCGCCGCCGCCCACCGACGCGGTGTCGGCGATCGCGTTTGCGCCATCCTCCGGTACCAAGCTCCTTGTTTCGTCATGGGACAAGAAAGTGTATTGCTACGATATCGCAGGCGGAGCTGGCGAAACCACTCTTGTCAACACATATGAGCACCGGGCGCCTGTTCTGGATGTTTGTTTCGGGGCCAACGACAATGAAGCTTTTACCGCTGGCATGGACTGGGCTGTCAACAA AATCAACTTGGATACTGGCGAGAAAACTCAGTTGAGCAAACACGCGGCGCCAGTACGATCTATAGCTTACAGTGCTACATTCT CTGTCCTGGTTTCTGCGTCCTGGGATTGTAGCTTGAATCTTCACAACCTGAACGATCCTTCAAGCACCCCCATAAGAGTTTCCCTTCCTGGCAAACCCCATGCGTTGGCTGCGAGCCCCACAAAGATTGTGGTCGCTATGGCAGGTCGTGTTATTAACATCTATGACCTGAAGACCATTGTCGACCTATTCGCAACCGGCTCGTCTGATCTTCAGCCATGGCAACAACGTGAATCGTCCCTGCGATACCTTACCCGTGCGGTTTCCTGCATGCCTAACGATGCCGGATACGCCACTAGCAGTATTGAGGGTCGTGTTGCAGTTGAGTGGTTCGAGGACACACCAGAGTCGCAAGCTCGAAAGTATGCTTTCAAGTGCCATCGCCAAGCAGCAccagatggagatggagatatTGTGTACCCCGTCAACGCCCTGGCCTTCCACCCTGTCCATGGAACGTTTGCTTCCGGAGGTGGCGATGGAACCGCTGCATTGTGGGACGCCGAGGCAAAGCGACGACTGAAGCAGTACCAGAAGTTCCCTAACAGTGTCGCTGCACTTGCTTTTTCAAGCGATGGCAAGTATCTTGCTGTCGGTGTGTGCCCTGGCTTCGAGACTGGGCAGGAAGATTACAACGGTGCCGGCCAGACATCAGTATTAATTCGTGAGCTCGGCGAGAACGAAGCCAAGGGCAAGGGTGCCAAATAG